In Corylus avellana chromosome ca2, CavTom2PMs-1.0, the following proteins share a genomic window:
- the LOC132171345 gene encoding probable indole-3-pyruvate monooxygenase YUCCA10 codes for MQEQVAIIIGAGPSGLATAACFSRLSIPYIILEREDCFASLWKKYAYDRLQLHLRKQFCELPHMPFPASFPTYVPKSMFIQYLDDYVSHFNINPLHRRTVESTEYDEVSKTWQVKARNAGSGEVEDYRGKFLVVATGEATDPYTPEIEGLDTFSGEILHSTQFKSGKEFNGKKVLVVGSGNSGMEIALDLVNHGANTYIIVRSPVHFLSREMIYMGLVLLKRFEVGTVDSLMVMMSKVVYGDLSKYGIRRPSEGPFYMKDKYGKYPVADVGAYEKIKAGEIQVIPAEIASMSGKELLFEDGKSRSFDTIVFCTGFKRSTSLWLKGDDYLLNEDGLPKPSYPNHWKGKKGLYCVGFARKGIYGASTDAQNIADHIKSLL; via the exons ATGCAGGAACAAGTAGCAATAATCATCGGAGCTGGCCCATCTGGGCTTGCCACGGCGGCGTGCTTCAGCCGCCTATCAATCCCATACATAATACTCGAGAGAGAAGATTGTTTCGCTTCTCTCTGGAAGAAATATGCCTACGACCGTCTCCAGCTCCACCTTAGAAAGCAATTCTGTGAACTCCCCCACATGCCATTCCCGGCGTCTTTTCCGACGTACGTACCAAAAAGCATGTTCATCCAATACTTAGACGACTATGTCTCCCATTTCAACATTAATCCCCTGCACAGGAGGACCGTTGAGTCCACAGAGTACGATGAGGTCTCCAAGACATGGCAAGTGAAGGCAAGAAATGCAGGCTCCGGTGAGGTTGAGGATTATCGCGGGAAGTTTTTGGTGGTGGCGACCGGGGAAGCCACAGATCCTTATACGCCGGAGATTGAGGGATTGGACACTTTCTCCGGTGAGATTCTTCATTCTACTCAGTTCAAATCTGGGAAGGAGTTCAACGGCAAGAAGGTTTTGGTTGTTGGGTCTGGGAATTCTGGAATGGAAATCGCCTTGGACCTTGTCAATCATGGTGCCAACACTTACATTATTGTTCGAAGCCCT gtTCATTTTCTGTCAAGGGAGATGATATACATGGGGTTAGTTTTATTGAAGCGATTTGAGGTAGGCACGGTGGACTCgttgatggtgatgatgagcAAGGTGGTTTATGGGGATCTGAGCAAGTATGGAATAAGAAGGCCTAGTGAGGGTCCTTTCTATATGAAGGATAAGTACGGCAAGTATCCGGTGGCCGACGTCGGAGCCTATGAAAAGATCAAGGCCGGAGAAATTCAG GTGATACCAGCAGAAATAGCAAGCATGAGTGGGAAGGAGCTACTTTTCGAGGACGGCAAGTCACGTTCATTTGACACAATTGTTTTCTGTACCGGTTTCAAGAGGTCTACGAGCTTGTGGCTCAAG GGAGATGATTATCTTTTGAACGAGGACGGGCTTCCAAAGCCAAGTTACCCTAATCAttggaagggaaagaaaggGTTATACTGCGTCGGATTTGCAAGAAAAGGGATTTATGGAGCTAGCACTGATGCACAAAATATAGCTGATCATATCAAGTCTCTCTTGTAA